A stretch of the Vagococcus xieshaowenii genome encodes the following:
- the nadE gene encoding ammonia-dependent NAD(+) synthetase, which yields MKQQEIIAALQVAPTIDAQEEVRKRVDFLKEYLVAHPFLESYVLGISGGQDSTLAGRLAQLAINELREETGNANYQFIAVRLPYGVQADEDDCQQALAFIQPDKTMTINIKDSVDQLEEQFESQGFDISDFNKGNIKARLRMTSQYAIAGQTKGAVIGTDHAAEAVTGFYTKFGDGAADLVPLFGLNKGQGKQLLKALGAAASLYEKVPTADLEDDKPQLPDEVALGVTYEEIDSYLAGKEVTPEASARIEQLYQNSEHKRHLPITINDTFWKK from the coding sequence ATGAAACAACAAGAAATTATCGCAGCCTTACAGGTGGCACCAACAATTGACGCACAAGAAGAAGTGAGAAAGCGTGTTGATTTTTTAAAGGAATATTTAGTTGCACATCCATTTTTAGAAAGTTATGTATTAGGCATAAGTGGTGGACAAGATTCAACATTAGCAGGACGCTTGGCACAATTAGCGATTAATGAGCTACGTGAAGAGACAGGTAATGCTAACTATCAATTTATTGCCGTTCGTCTACCTTATGGTGTTCAAGCAGATGAGGATGACTGTCAACAAGCGTTGGCTTTCATTCAGCCGGACAAGACAATGACGATTAACATTAAAGATAGTGTGGATCAGTTAGAGGAACAATTTGAATCGCAAGGATTTGACATTAGCGATTTTAATAAAGGTAATATTAAAGCACGTTTACGAATGACGTCTCAATATGCGATTGCTGGTCAAACAAAAGGTGCCGTTATCGGAACAGATCACGCGGCAGAAGCAGTGACAGGTTTTTATACGAAGTTTGGAGATGGTGCAGCAGATTTAGTGCCATTATTTGGTCTAAACAAAGGACAGGGAAAACAATTATTAAAAGCATTAGGTGCAGCCGCTAGTCTATATGAAAAAGTGCCAACTGCAGATTTAGAAGATGATAAACCGCAGTTACCAGACGAGGTTGCTTTAGGCGTAACGTACGAAGAAATCGATAGTTATTTAGCTGGTAAAGAAGTGACGCCAGAAGCGAGTGCACGCATTGAACAACTTTACCAAAATAGTGAACATAAACGCCATTTGCCAATTACTATTAACGATACATTTTGGAAGAAGTAA
- a CDS encoding LTA synthase family protein, translating to MKWFNYWLDKEEKWLSNWQRFKQKRLVQPIGWIVVLALPFLANYFLQLSQNNWSFDLAYKFAFEWHTDKFLLSCLVLACLLMFMISLLGSVAMGSLFFFVGSLVLGFANYSKMFNRMEPLYPDDLSMINEWGILHDMIGTPLYMGFVLLMLLLAYVLLKTIWNSIKIKKWQQIIRVICLGLSLLGIWYISDFNNPNNLLRKEYDKTAKWIPYSQKMNYYNTGFVAGFLYNLTVEPMEKPAGYSKQAIKEITEKYKVTSASTTNEEKPNIVYVMSESFSDPFRLGIQATKDPLENYRKLANQTYSGLMLSQNYGGGTANIEFEALSSLSMQLMNAQMTTPYTMLVPKKEKFPTLVSRLKQQDYYTTAIHPYNTSMYKRKDVYKVFGFDEFLDENKISNQNKLADNPYISDEAAYQEVYETLQTNQDQANFVHLVTMQTHMPYGKKYPERTIQATGDVNTEGIADYLTDIEYSSQAFIKFLNDLKQVKRRTIVVFWGDHLPALYSDDLQSRVNSVDLHLTEFLMYDTDNRLVNHQKHDAIISPFYFTSTMMGQAGLNQAPIDRMLSKLSKKIPAFEKTNSYQNGVWQEELDLSDQETKELYEDYQMIQYDIVGGNQYSTATGFFE from the coding sequence ATGAAGTGGTTTAACTATTGGCTAGATAAAGAAGAAAAATGGCTGTCTAATTGGCAACGTTTCAAGCAGAAACGATTAGTACAGCCAATCGGTTGGATAGTGGTATTGGCGTTACCTTTTCTAGCTAATTATTTTTTACAATTATCTCAAAATAATTGGTCGTTTGACCTTGCGTATAAGTTTGCATTTGAATGGCATACGGATAAATTTCTGTTGTCTTGCTTAGTCTTAGCGTGTCTTTTGATGTTTATGATTTCTTTGCTAGGATCGGTTGCAATGGGAAGTTTATTTTTCTTTGTAGGGTCTTTAGTATTAGGATTTGCTAACTATAGCAAAATGTTTAATCGGATGGAGCCACTATATCCTGATGATTTATCGATGATTAATGAATGGGGTATTCTTCATGATATGATTGGCACCCCACTGTATATGGGGTTTGTTCTCTTGATGTTGTTACTAGCCTATGTACTACTTAAGACAATTTGGAACAGTATTAAAATAAAAAAATGGCAACAAATTATTCGCGTCATCTGTCTAGGACTTAGTCTGTTGGGCATATGGTATATTAGTGATTTTAATAATCCAAATAACTTATTGCGTAAAGAATATGATAAAACAGCCAAGTGGATTCCTTATAGCCAAAAAATGAATTACTATAATACAGGATTTGTAGCAGGATTTTTATATAATTTAACTGTTGAACCGATGGAAAAGCCAGCTGGCTATTCTAAACAAGCAATTAAAGAAATTACAGAAAAGTATAAAGTAACATCAGCATCAACAACAAATGAAGAAAAACCTAATATTGTGTATGTCATGTCAGAAAGCTTTTCGGATCCTTTTAGGTTAGGTATTCAGGCGACAAAAGATCCGTTAGAAAATTATCGCAAGTTAGCCAATCAAACGTACAGTGGCTTAATGCTTTCCCAAAACTATGGAGGAGGGACAGCAAACATTGAGTTTGAAGCGTTATCTAGTTTATCAATGCAACTAATGAATGCACAAATGACTACACCTTATACGATGTTAGTCCCTAAAAAAGAAAAGTTTCCAACACTCGTATCACGTTTGAAACAACAAGATTATTATACAACCGCGATTCATCCGTATAATACGTCGATGTATAAACGTAAGGATGTATATAAGGTGTTTGGCTTTGATGAATTTTTGGATGAAAACAAGATAAGCAATCAAAATAAATTAGCTGATAATCCTTATATTTCGGATGAAGCGGCATACCAAGAAGTCTATGAGACCTTACAAACGAATCAAGACCAAGCAAATTTTGTTCACTTAGTGACGATGCAAACGCATATGCCTTATGGGAAAAAATATCCTGAACGAACTATTCAAGCGACTGGGGACGTTAATACAGAAGGAATTGCTGATTATTTAACAGATATTGAGTATTCATCTCAAGCATTTATTAAATTTTTAAATGATTTGAAACAAGTGAAACGACGTACGATTGTCGTATTTTGGGGAGATCATTTACCAGCGCTTTATTCAGATGACTTACAATCACGTGTGAATTCTGTAGATTTACATTTAACAGAATTTTTGATGTATGATACTGACAATCGCTTGGTTAATCATCAGAAACATGATGCGATTATTAGTCCATTTTACTTTACGTCGACAATGATGGGGCAGGCAGGATTAAATCAAGCCCCTATAGACCGAATGTTGTCTAAATTATCAAAAAAAATACCAGCATTTGAAAAAACAAATAGTTATCAAAATGGTGTATGGCAAGAAGAACTTGATCTAAGCGATCAAGAAACAAAAGAATTGTATGAAGATTATCAAATGATTCAATATGATATTGTTGGTGGCAATCAGTATAGTACGGCAACAGGATTTTTTGAATAG
- a CDS encoding GGDEF domain-containing protein, which translates to MNSIETIISSVSVNISIIFSSILLMYFGILKKIILRPPVQLKQFNEMKMSRSTRIHSGIIFAIACYLLSINGIQIDQWQTVDTRYLLIYFVMYYASTLSGMVCGLLFMAIKSVVILLYGFPILSVEFLNNLFLTGATLIIAYFCTRNKSKTWLNNSIFLIILFIVRAVLIYNYIPYIDNQEWSPNLLAYYLITTGLFVIVFTLIKSSTQLINSIITYKLSAQIDSLTYLFNRSALLEHFDTILRRYLPNDKQPPYVISLGLIDLDIFKEINDEHGHAIGDQILAEFSNEMKEHFVTNFLYRFGGDEFVMMFIEDPSTVNSHVTQFITHVQAHIFLEKVKPMKLSISVGLTHAVLNEDLDLQSLLSQADDALYEAKDNGKNQLVTYNETMKLS; encoded by the coding sequence ATGAACAGCATTGAAACGATCATTAGTAGTGTTAGCGTTAATATTTCAATTATTTTCAGCTCCATCTTATTGATGTATTTCGGCATACTAAAAAAAATCATTTTACGTCCTCCTGTACAATTAAAACAGTTTAATGAAATGAAAATGTCTCGTTCAACCCGTATTCATTCAGGGATTATTTTTGCTATAGCCTGTTACTTGCTGTCAATCAATGGTATACAAATTGACCAATGGCAAACTGTTGATACTCGTTATTTATTGATTTACTTTGTCATGTATTACGCTTCTACCTTATCAGGAATGGTCTGTGGCTTACTATTTATGGCCATCAAGTCTGTTGTCATTTTATTGTATGGCTTTCCTATTTTGTCTGTTGAATTTCTGAATAATTTATTTTTAACAGGTGCTACGTTAATTATTGCGTATTTTTGTACACGAAATAAATCAAAAACTTGGCTGAACAACTCGATTTTCCTGATTATTTTGTTCATAGTACGTGCCGTATTAATTTATAACTATATCCCTTATATTGACAATCAAGAATGGTCACCTAATTTATTAGCTTATTATTTAATCACCACAGGATTATTTGTTATTGTTTTTACACTTATCAAATCAAGTACGCAACTTATCAACTCGATTATTACGTATAAATTAAGTGCACAAATTGATTCATTAACTTATTTATTTAATCGCTCTGCATTATTAGAGCATTTTGATACAATTCTTCGTCGATATCTGCCTAATGATAAACAGCCACCCTATGTCATATCCTTAGGTTTAATTGATTTAGATATCTTCAAAGAAATCAATGATGAACACGGACATGCCATAGGTGATCAAATATTAGCAGAGTTTTCTAATGAAATGAAAGAACATTTCGTTACAAATTTCTTATATCGTTTTGGTGGTGATGAATTTGTTATGATGTTTATCGAAGATCCGTCAACAGTCAATTCACACGTCACACAATTCATCACCCATGTACAAGCCCATATCTTCTTAGAGAAAGTGAAGCCGATGAAATTATCTATTTCTGTAGGGCTTACGCATGCCGTTCTCAACGAAGACCTTGACCTACAATCATTACTAAGTCAAGCTGATGATGCTTTATACGAAGCAAAAGACAATGGTAAAAACCAATTAGTGACGTACAACGAGACAATGAAACTATCCTAA
- a CDS encoding helix-turn-helix domain-containing protein, with protein MRKLLDNSTRRRLELLEYLSNTSGWVNSNDLATKLEASLRTINSDIQYLKENWSQYITIETSKKNGVRLTTPPNSHLQLIYKEIVANSDNFLLLENMFFCPTKNLEDWENDLYTSYSSLYRTSQLITEVVSRHGLELKKAPFHISNKNEINVRYFFINYFNEVYFNQHWPFKLDRQLVTSLAIDIAEAFFGVSHHEIDDIMLVYLAYVLAVSLTRYSQGFIIDDAFNSSLEKYLPIVEGEKGQLKELAKYLAIDYNDELLKDIVSSIYLFKREAFSVKEWALISNELNTFIDEFEVILNVHPTEEDRYLINRTFKAIFLHHQTYPEREDVLFNSYTYNAKLIMENYPGYSNYLKYGLKQLENKTNFPWYSQYYEHLIYWLMIKWNNLAVLIDQKKKKASVLILNDHGKDHTLFMANLFQHNFGNKASFTPYTGEMLSIETLDPSLWEDYDVVISNFALNDIPEEKLVLVNSYPSNQEWAKIRYAINKAHHLGIELLHSIFNLAEETSQDEEIMNEQH; from the coding sequence ATGCGTAAACTATTAGATAATTCAACACGTCGACGCCTAGAATTATTAGAATATTTAAGTAACACTTCTGGTTGGGTTAACTCAAATGACTTAGCCACCAAACTAGAGGCTTCTTTGCGTACGATCAATAGTGATATTCAATATTTAAAAGAAAATTGGTCTCAATATATTACTATTGAAACATCTAAAAAAAATGGTGTGAGATTGACTACGCCACCTAATAGTCACTTACAACTAATTTATAAAGAAATTGTTGCTAATTCTGATAACTTCCTGTTGTTAGAAAACATGTTCTTTTGTCCTACCAAAAATTTAGAAGATTGGGAAAACGACTTATATACAAGTTACTCCTCTCTTTATAGAACCAGCCAATTAATTACTGAGGTTGTTAGTAGGCATGGACTTGAATTGAAAAAAGCGCCCTTTCATATTTCTAATAAGAATGAGATTAATGTTCGTTACTTTTTTATTAATTATTTTAATGAAGTTTACTTTAATCAGCATTGGCCATTTAAACTAGATCGTCAATTGGTCACATCACTTGCTATAGATATTGCCGAAGCTTTCTTTGGTGTTTCTCACCATGAAATAGACGACATTATGCTCGTCTATCTTGCTTATGTTCTAGCGGTTAGCTTAACCCGTTATTCACAAGGATTTATCATTGATGATGCCTTTAACTCCTCTCTAGAAAAATACTTACCTATTGTTGAAGGAGAAAAAGGACAACTAAAAGAATTAGCAAAATACCTAGCAATTGACTATAATGACGAGTTATTAAAAGATATCGTATCAAGTATCTATTTATTTAAACGCGAAGCATTTTCTGTCAAAGAGTGGGCGTTAATTTCAAATGAACTTAATACATTTATCGATGAATTTGAAGTCATTTTGAATGTACATCCTACTGAGGAAGATCGTTATTTAATCAATCGTACGTTCAAAGCTATTTTCTTACATCATCAAACATACCCTGAGCGTGAAGACGTCCTATTTAATTCTTATACTTATAATGCAAAATTAATTATGGAGAATTATCCAGGTTATTCTAACTATCTAAAATACGGATTAAAACAGCTAGAAAATAAAACAAATTTCCCATGGTATTCTCAATACTACGAACATTTAATTTACTGGTTAATGATCAAGTGGAATAATCTTGCAGTGTTGATCGATCAGAAAAAAAAGAAAGCGAGTGTGCTTATTTTAAACGATCACGGAAAAGACCATACGCTCTTTATGGCGAATCTTTTCCAACACAACTTTGGCAATAAAGCATCGTTCACTCCGTATACAGGAGAAATGTTGTCAATTGAGACACTAGATCCAAGTTTATGGGAGGATTATGATGTCGTTATTTCTAACTTTGCCTTGAATGATATTCCTGAAGAAAAACTGGTACTCGTTAACTCATATCCTAGTAATCAAGAATGGGCAAAAATACGTTATGCCATTAATAAAGCACATCATCTAGGAATAGAATTGCTACACAGTATCTTTAATTTAGCAGAAGAAACCTCACAAGACGAGGAGATAATGAATGAACAGCATTGA
- a CDS encoding zinc metallopeptidase, translating into MWFDQTYFLVIVGALLSMAASSYVQSTFAKYSEYQNNKGLTGDDVARLILNDANIRDVQVKRMTGSLTDNYNPREKTLNLSESVGPSTSVAAIGVAAHECGHAIQDDVSFFPLNMRNFMAPVVNISANLSFPLILGGLFLSIGPLVNIGILCFGLVLLFQLITLPVELDASNRAMKILRADGILEEEELAVVKKVLTAAALTYIASAIATFLQFYRLILLFGDRRDN; encoded by the coding sequence ATGTGGTTTGACCAGACATATTTTTTAGTGATTGTTGGGGCGTTGTTATCCATGGCGGCTTCAAGCTATGTTCAAAGCACGTTTGCCAAGTATAGCGAGTATCAGAATAACAAAGGGTTAACAGGAGATGATGTTGCTCGTCTAATTTTAAACGATGCCAATATCCGTGATGTACAAGTGAAACGAATGACGGGTTCTTTGACCGATAATTATAATCCAAGAGAAAAAACGTTGAATTTATCTGAAAGCGTAGGGCCTTCAACCTCGGTTGCTGCAATTGGTGTGGCAGCGCACGAATGTGGGCATGCTATTCAAGATGACGTGTCTTTTTTCCCTCTGAATATGCGTAATTTTATGGCACCAGTTGTTAATATAAGTGCTAATTTATCTTTTCCACTAATATTGGGCGGTTTGTTTTTATCTATTGGGCCATTGGTTAATATTGGTATTTTATGTTTTGGATTAGTCTTGCTTTTTCAACTGATTACGTTACCTGTTGAATTGGACGCGTCTAATCGTGCAATGAAAATTTTAAGAGCAGATGGCATTCTAGAGGAAGAAGAATTAGCGGTAGTAAAAAAAGTACTAACAGCAGCAGCATTAACTTATATAGCAAGTGCGATAGCAACATTTTTACAGTTCTATCGTTTAATTCTATTATTTGGCGACCGTCGCGATAATTAA